A window of Aerococcus urinae contains these coding sequences:
- a CDS encoding 50S ribosomal protein L25 has protein sequence MKFVAKTRDAAGTSASKALRREDLVPGVVYASDLDPIKISMERPDVEKIERDLGTNSVFELEIEGQGSRTVFLREISRAAIKPIVYNISLQAIKKGEKLEVNVPVSIVGEEKLANPAGVAAINVYEVTLRIDPAKAPEYFTVDVSGLDINDSVTAGEVKFEGMEEAELITDPEEVIVSVSAPDDEPEEDAEPAVAAEPEVIGEKDSDAE, from the coding sequence ATGAAATTTGTAGCAAAAACGCGTGATGCTGCAGGAACATCCGCTTCAAAGGCTTTACGCCGTGAAGACTTAGTTCCAGGTGTCGTGTATGCTAGTGACCTAGACCCTATCAAAATTTCAATGGAACGCCCAGACGTGGAAAAAATTGAACGTGACTTAGGGACTAACTCAGTTTTCGAATTAGAAATTGAAGGACAAGGAAGCCGTACCGTTTTCTTACGTGAAATTTCTCGCGCAGCTATTAAGCCAATCGTTTATAACATTAGCTTACAAGCAATCAAGAAAGGTGAAAAACTTGAGGTTAACGTTCCTGTATCTATCGTTGGCGAAGAGAAGCTAGCTAACCCTGCTGGTGTGGCAGCCATCAACGTCTACGAAGTTACCCTACGTATTGACCCTGCTAAAGCGCCAGAATACTTCACTGTGGATGTTAGCGGCTTAGACATTAATGACAGCGTTACTGCCGGCGAAGTTAAATTCGAAGGTATGGAAGAAGCTGAATTAATTACCGACCCAGAAGAAGTTATCGTATCAGTCAGCGCTCCAGATGACGAACCTGAAGAAGATGCAGAACCAGCTGTAGCCGCTGAACCTGAAGTAATCGGCGAAAAAGATTCTGACGCAGAATAA
- the thrC gene encoding threonine synthase — MLYTSTRNSQLSVRSTEAILQGLAPDGGLYVPKSIPHYQGDWETMSKLSYQELAFQILSLYFDDFPEDILQTCIQAAYDEKFDDDRIAPVVGLSDHYLLELFHGPTIAFKDMALSLLPHLMKAAQKVLGRDEEIIILTATSGDTGKAAMAGFEDVTGTKIIVFYPKGGVSSIQEKQMLTQKGDNTYVFGVKGNFDDAQSKVKELFNDKDLAAELQANHSQFSSANSMNIGRLFPQVVYYFYAYGQLLKQGAIQAGDLVNFTVPTGNFGNILAGYYAKQMGLPIDRLVCASNDNTVLYDFFNSGTYDRRRPFKLTISPSMDILVSSNLERLLYYAVGQDSQAVKDLMAALQDEGHYQLGQEVQAAFDSFIGAYSDEAETRAEIKRVYQEDHYLMDPHTAVASACLGKVKDQLAGESIVVSTASPFKFPAAVLESIDKGDSHLSDLELLEAVQAANGLDYPQAIQAILEADSRPERVIEVEEMETVVREIAKG, encoded by the coding sequence ATGTTATACACCAGTACGAGAAATAGTCAGCTTTCTGTTCGGTCAACAGAGGCAATTTTGCAAGGCCTAGCGCCTGATGGGGGGCTTTATGTTCCTAAATCGATTCCTCATTATCAAGGGGATTGGGAGACGATGAGCAAGTTGTCCTACCAGGAACTAGCCTTTCAAATTTTAAGCCTCTATTTTGATGATTTTCCTGAGGACATTTTACAGACCTGTATCCAAGCCGCCTATGATGAAAAATTTGATGATGACCGCATTGCACCGGTAGTTGGTTTATCCGATCATTATCTCTTGGAACTTTTCCATGGGCCGACGATTGCCTTTAAGGACATGGCCTTATCCTTACTCCCTCACTTAATGAAGGCTGCCCAAAAAGTCTTGGGTCGCGATGAAGAAATTATCATTTTAACCGCGACTTCAGGAGACACCGGTAAGGCCGCTATGGCTGGTTTTGAAGACGTGACTGGGACTAAGATCATTGTCTTCTATCCTAAGGGCGGGGTTTCCAGCATTCAGGAAAAACAAATGCTGACCCAAAAAGGAGACAACACCTATGTCTTTGGGGTCAAAGGAAACTTTGATGACGCTCAAAGTAAGGTCAAGGAGCTTTTCAATGATAAGGACTTAGCAGCGGAACTTCAAGCCAACCATAGCCAATTTTCTTCTGCTAATTCCATGAATATCGGTCGCTTGTTCCCTCAAGTGGTTTACTATTTCTATGCCTATGGGCAATTACTGAAACAGGGCGCGATTCAAGCAGGGGACTTGGTCAACTTTACGGTGCCAACCGGGAATTTTGGAAATATATTGGCTGGCTACTATGCTAAGCAAATGGGCCTACCGATTGACCGCTTAGTCTGTGCCTCAAACGACAATACCGTCCTCTATGACTTCTTCAATAGCGGGACTTATGACCGCCGTCGTCCTTTTAAATTGACCATCTCTCCTTCGATGGATATTTTGGTCTCCAGTAACCTGGAACGGCTCTTGTATTACGCCGTGGGTCAGGATAGTCAAGCGGTCAAAGACTTGATGGCTGCATTACAGGATGAAGGTCACTACCAATTAGGTCAAGAAGTGCAAGCGGCCTTTGATAGCTTTATTGGAGCCTATAGTGATGAAGCTGAAACTAGAGCAGAAATTAAGCGCGTTTACCAAGAGGACCACTACCTCATGGATCCCCATACGGCCGTGGCTTCCGCCTGCCTAGGCAAGGTGAAGGACCAGTTAGCGGGGGAAAGTATTGTGGTATCGACCGCCAGTCCCTTTAAATTCCCCGCTGCCGTTTTGGAATCAATCGATAAGGGCGACAGTCATTTAAGTGACTTAGAACTCTTAGAGGCAGTGCAAGCGGCCAATGGTTTGGACTATCCCCAAGCAATCCAAGCCATCCTTGAAGCGGACAGCCGGCCTGAACGGGTAATTGAAGTGGAGGAAATGGAAACAGTGGTAAGAGAGATTGCCAAAGGATAG